The following coding sequences lie in one Cydia strobilella chromosome 16, ilCydStro3.1, whole genome shotgun sequence genomic window:
- the LOC134748616 gene encoding uncharacterized protein LOC134748616: protein MEATLPNFHRLSTSRFYQQYAAPPVRISTNYLHDLIPQQHPTLLQQYLAYYNEPLVPLDLSLKSTIPITPPCTPPPAQKRKSPDETKHPKSPKIFRHFEDNDTKEETDSKSEKRKVDDENSNDSDSPEAKKLKFTKQFFEELKTCLPVENDTPTKSERSSPEVVEVKDVEERPKKSGKPAQPLKKSKAVRRLMFDEDKTSPVSGTIIRDLDEDETLVVRKGDIDPAFNVVEVTEEAKALIASIENRLGQYICRLCRRLYGDAFALAQHRCSRIVHIEYRCPECDKVFNCPANLASHRRWHKPRVPGAAKRREPPTSEPGRFPCQQCGKLFRRQAYLRKHMLAHEQPEEKEPSAFKQVRSEFPAAYQPQEARDNNFNTFWNKIPAPAQDFSWERRCASSCSSEDSRSLDVTGSEDEDGGGDG from the exons ATGGAAGCCACGTTACCAAATTTTCACCGGCTGTCGACTTCAAGATTCTACCAACAGTATGCTGCCCCACCAGTCCGTATATCCACCAACTATCTCCACGATCTGATCCCACAGCAGCATCCGACTCTCCTCCAACAATATTTAGCCTATTACAATGAACCTCTCGTCCCGCTTGACCTATCCCTTAAATCTACTATCCCTATTACACCTCCTTGTACACCTCCGCCAGCGCAAAAAAGAAAATCTCCAGATGAAACCAAGCACCCAAAATCACCTAAAATATTCAGACATTTTGAGGACAATGATACCAAAGAGGAAACTGATTCTAAATCAGAGAAAAGAAAAGTTGACGACGAAAATTCAAACGACAGCGATAGTCCGGAGGCGAAAAAGCTTAAATTTACCAAACAATTTTTCGAAGAACTTAAAACTTGTTTGCCGGTTGAAAACGATACACCAACAAAAAGCGAAAGAAGTTCTCCGGAAGTTGTTGAAGTCAAAGATGTTGAAGAACGTCCGAAAAAATCGGGAAAACCGGCACAACCGTTGAAAAAGAGCAAAGCGGTGCGAAGATTGATGTTCGATGAAGACAAGACATCTCCCGTCTCTGGAACCATTATAAGAGATCTAGATGAAGATGAGACTTTAGTCGTCCGCAAG GGCGACATAGACCCGGCATTCAACGTGGTGGAGGTGACGGAGGAGGCCAAGGCGCTGATTGCGAGCATAGAGAACCGGCTGGGCCAGTATATCTGCCGGTTATGCCGACGGCTGTATGGGGACGCGTTCGCGTTGGCGCAGCACCGATGCTCGAGAATTGTGCATATCGAGTACCGGTGCCCTGAGTGTGATAAG GTGTTCAACTGCCCCGCAAACCTGGCGTCCCACCGTCGATGGCACAAGCCGCGCGTGCCCGGCGCGGCAAAACGCCGCGAGCCTCCGACGTCAGAACCTGGACGGTTCCCGTGCCAACAGTGCGGCAAACTGTTCAGACGACAGGCGTATCTGAGGAAGCATATGCTGGCGCATGAACAGCCGGAAGAAAAAGAGCCGTCGGCGTTCAAACAAGTGCGTTCCGAATTCCCGGCGGCTTATCAACCG CAGGAAGCCCGCGACAACAACTTCAACACCTTCTGGAACAAGATCCCCGCACCAGCACAGGACTTCAGCTGGGAGCGTCGCTGCGCGTCCTCCTGCTCGTCCGAGGATTCACGAAGCCTGGACGTGACGGGGTCCGAGGACGAAGACGGCGGGGGGGACGGCTGA